One Tolypothrix bouteillei VB521301 DNA window includes the following coding sequences:
- a CDS encoding WGxxGxxG-CTERM domain-containing protein, with protein sequence MKPSYLSKIVWTSAFAFGLVTLHPVLPVSAQSGSSGAGSSSGTSGTTGTTGTGSGLGTGGTTGTTGTGGTTGTTGTGSGLGTGGTTDTTGTGGTTGTGGTTGTTGTGSGLGTGGTTGTTGTGTNGTGSTGIDTTTGTGGTTGTGGTTGTTGTGSGLGTGGTTDTTGTGGTTGTGTNGTGSTGIDTTTGTGGTTGTGTSGTTGTGTNGTDTTTGTTTTNTDTTTTNTTQGTSEVRGDRGFDWGWLGLLGLIGLTGLIPKRSQPHAYRDPNEVTRSGSTRS encoded by the coding sequence ATGAAGCCTTCTTATTTATCAAAAATTGTCTGGACAAGTGCTTTTGCTTTTGGCCTTGTGACTTTACATCCAGTTTTACCAGTTTCTGCCCAAAGCGGGTCTTCTGGTGCTGGCAGCAGTTCGGGTACTAGCGGTACCACTGGGACAACGGGTACTGGTAGCGGTTTGGGTACTGGCGGTACCACTGGGACAACGGGTACTGGCGGTACCACTGGGACAACGGGTACTGGTAGCGGTTTGGGTACTGGCGGTACCACCGATACAACGGGTACTGGCGGGACAACAGGTACTGGCGGTACCACTGGGACAACGGGTACTGGTAGCGGTTTGGGTACTGGCGGTACCACTGGGACAACGGGTACTGGTACCAATGGTACAGGCAGTACTGGTATTGATACAACAACGGGTACTGGCGGGACAACGGGCACTGGCGGTACCACTGGGACAACAGGTACGGGTAGCGGTTTGGGTACTGGCGGTACCACCGATACAACGGGTACTGGCGGGACAACAGGCACTGGTACCAATGGTACAGGCAGTACTGGCATTGATACAACAACAGGTACTGGCGGGACAACGGGCACTGGCACCAGTGGTACAACGGGAACTGGCACCAACGGTACAGATACCACTACAGGAACTACCACTACAAATACAGATACAACAACTACAAACACAACTCAAGGAACTAGTGAAGTGAGAGGCGATCGCGGTTTCGATTGGGGTTGGCTCGGCTTGCTTGGTCTTATTGGTCTTACAGGTCTTATTCCCAAGCGGTCTCAACCTCACGCATATCGCGACCCTAATGAGGTAACTCGTTCTGGTTCCACCAGATCCTAG
- a CDS encoding P-II family nitrogen regulator produces the protein MSNFSPLESAVLITIIGETVLKDRIVKLLKSHSVSGYTISQVQGEGGHGRRLSDLAGYNTNIEIKTIVSLEVSDAILGALKEEQGKHALIAFRHNIEAFY, from the coding sequence ATGTCAAACTTCTCTCCCCTCGAATCCGCCGTCTTGATCACCATCATTGGGGAAACGGTGCTGAAAGACCGTATTGTCAAGCTACTGAAAAGTCATAGTGTAAGCGGCTACACTATTAGTCAAGTACAGGGTGAGGGCGGACACGGAAGACGCTTGTCAGACTTAGCAGGCTACAACACTAATATTGAAATCAAAACCATTGTTTCATTAGAAGTATCTGATGCTATCCTTGGCGCACTGAAAGAGGAGCAGGGTAAGCATGCCTTGATCGCTTTCCGACACAATATAGAAGCTTTCTATTAA
- a CDS encoding B12-binding domain-containing radical SAM protein, with protein sequence MNILLLYPLFPKSFWSFEKTLALLNRKAMLPPLGLVTVAAILPQDWEFKLVDRNVREVTQVEWDWADLVILSAMIVQKEDLLEQIQEAKRRGKRVAVGGPYATALPQEVMDVGADYMILDEGEITLPLFIEAIARGERSGTFRANGERPDVTNTPIPRFDLLEFDAYAEMSVQFSRGCPFQCEFCDIIVLYGRKPRTKAPEQLLKELDRLYELGWRRSIFMVDDNFIGNKRNVKLFLKELKPWMVKHQYPFSFATEASVDLANDQDLMDWMVQCNFGAVFLGIETPDEASLTLTQKHQNTRDSLSEAVNKIAKAGLRVMAGFIIGFDGEKAGAGARIVQFVEQTSIPTALFSMLQALPDTALWHRLEEEGRLRSKSANINQTTLMNYVPTRPLEEIAHEYVEAFWQLYDPAKFLDRAYRHYRILGEATYPKKGKGAKKPINWVTIRALLTICWRQGVFRKTRWQFWRNLWNMYRYNSGGLSSYLAVCAQIEHFVEYRQIVKREINEQVAQFLAESASKIEVETKAVVA encoded by the coding sequence ATGAATATTTTGCTCCTGTATCCCCTGTTTCCCAAAAGCTTTTGGTCGTTTGAAAAGACCTTGGCATTGCTTAATCGCAAAGCGATGTTGCCGCCGCTTGGGTTAGTGACGGTTGCCGCTATTTTGCCGCAGGATTGGGAATTTAAGCTAGTCGATCGCAATGTCCGCGAAGTTACCCAAGTAGAATGGGATTGGGCAGATTTGGTGATTCTGTCCGCCATGATCGTGCAAAAGGAAGATTTATTAGAGCAGATCCAGGAGGCGAAACGCAGAGGAAAACGGGTAGCAGTAGGTGGACCCTACGCAACTGCATTACCGCAGGAAGTGATGGATGTAGGGGCAGACTATATGATTTTGGATGAAGGAGAGATAACCTTGCCGCTGTTTATCGAAGCGATCGCACGGGGCGAGCGATCGGGAACCTTCCGTGCAAATGGCGAAAGACCAGATGTTACCAATACGCCCATTCCCCGGTTTGACCTGTTGGAATTCGATGCCTATGCAGAAATGTCGGTACAGTTTTCGCGAGGATGTCCCTTCCAGTGCGAGTTTTGCGATATTATTGTGCTCTACGGTCGTAAGCCGCGCACAAAAGCTCCGGAACAACTGCTTAAAGAACTAGATCGCCTCTACGAGCTGGGTTGGCGACGCAGCATTTTCATGGTGGATGACAATTTCATTGGCAATAAACGCAACGTCAAACTGTTCCTTAAAGAACTAAAACCCTGGATGGTGAAACACCAGTATCCTTTTTCCTTTGCCACAGAAGCCTCGGTCGATTTGGCAAACGACCAAGACTTAATGGATTGGATGGTGCAATGCAATTTTGGAGCCGTCTTTTTAGGCATTGAAACACCGGATGAAGCCAGTTTAACGCTGACCCAAAAACATCAAAACACAAGGGACTCCTTGAGTGAGGCAGTGAATAAGATCGCAAAAGCGGGCTTGCGGGTGATGGCAGGATTCATCATTGGCTTTGATGGCGAGAAGGCGGGCGCAGGCGCGAGAATTGTGCAATTTGTAGAACAAACATCAATTCCCACAGCGCTGTTCAGTATGTTGCAAGCATTACCTGATACAGCCCTCTGGCATCGGTTAGAAGAGGAAGGACGACTCCGTAGTAAGTCAGCTAACATCAACCAAACCACGTTGATGAATTACGTACCGACCCGTCCCTTAGAGGAGATTGCCCACGAGTATGTAGAGGCATTTTGGCAATTATACGACCCGGCGAAGTTCCTCGATCGTGCTTATCGCCACTACCGAATTCTGGGCGAGGCGACTTATCCTAAGAAAGGTAAAGGTGCGAAGAAACCGATTAATTGGGTAACGATTCGTGCCTTGTTGACCATATGCTGGCGGCAAGGTGTCTTTCGCAAAACCCGTTGGCAGTTCTGGCGCAATCTTTGGAATATGTATCGCTACAATTCGGGCGGCTTAAGTAGCTATCTCGCAGTTTGTGCCCAAATCGAGCATTTCGTGGAGTATCGCCAAATTGTCAAAAGGGAGATTAATGAACAGGTAGCGCAGTTTCTGGCAGAGTCAGCGAGCAAGATAGAGGTAGAAACAAAGGCTGTAGTTGCTTAG
- a CDS encoding DUF4383 domain-containing protein — translation MENVTAGKLTERYCALAVGILFLVLGIAGFIPGLVSIPETDVSYVPLGATESPYAKGFGYIFGLFPTNFLHNLVRCSVGLLGIASYFSASSARLFNVSFAVAYTAIAIMGLLPFAKTTFGLMPLFGNNVWFNALAALATFYYGFIIPAKVKGISVSQNG, via the coding sequence ATGGAAAACGTTACGGCAGGAAAGTTGACAGAGCGTTATTGCGCTCTGGCAGTTGGAATTCTGTTTTTGGTTTTAGGTATAGCTGGGTTTATACCTGGTTTGGTTTCAATACCTGAAACAGATGTATCTTACGTTCCACTTGGTGCAACTGAAAGCCCTTATGCTAAGGGATTTGGCTATATATTTGGCTTGTTCCCTACTAATTTCTTGCATAACCTTGTACGCTGTTCTGTTGGATTGTTAGGAATTGCTTCCTATTTCAGCGCCAGCAGCGCACGTTTATTCAATGTTAGTTTTGCAGTTGCTTATACCGCAATCGCCATTATGGGATTGTTACCCTTCGCTAAAACAACGTTCGGTTTGATGCCACTGTTTGGTAATAATGTTTGGTTCAATGCCTTAGCCGCACTAGCCACTTTCTACTATGGCTTTATTATTCCAGCTAAGGTAAAGGGTATAAGTGTATCGCAAAATGGTTAA
- a CDS encoding response regulator → MFTDFAYPNKFLSLSGLQVLVVDDDSDTRTLIGLILNEFSARVRTVTSARDALEVLGQWQVDVLISDIAMPRENGCSLIRCIRMHEDKRVSQIPAIAITAWMAEDGRAIAFESGFDMYVEKPIDPEELAAAIAELVGRE, encoded by the coding sequence ATGTTCACCGATTTCGCTTATCCAAATAAATTTCTATCTCTGAGTGGTTTGCAAGTACTTGTGGTAGATGATGACAGTGATACCCGTACATTAATCGGGTTGATTCTAAATGAGTTTTCAGCACGGGTTAGGACAGTGACATCGGCTCGTGATGCTTTAGAAGTGCTAGGACAATGGCAGGTAGATGTTTTAATTAGTGATATTGCAATGCCCAGAGAGAATGGTTGTTCGCTGATTCGCTGTATCAGAATGCATGAAGATAAACGAGTTAGCCAGATTCCTGCTATTGCCATAACAGCCTGGATGGCGGAAGATGGACGCGCAATAGCTTTCGAGTCTGGGTTTGATATGTACGTAGAAAAACCTATTGACCCCGAAGAGCTAGCGGCTGCTATTGCCGAGCTTGTTGGAAGAGAATGA
- a CDS encoding alkaline phosphatase D family protein, whose amino-acid sequence MVATVQPLHVGAIIGMKENNNKIKAFVFGKGEQGKDGNTNIYGVIRIKVKVQNSTYQYHVKKMEESLDWSCGIEIIDLEPDTKYTYQFGWVGVAPNSEDDTFLKTTGVVTSNNNNVVAWNSFEWHLLDEFEIKTLSLNSNSGCSIGLGSCRWMLQNPVVSISNKILPKGLTIDEGHIIWYKTEADAIYKQIFNQHKENPLTQVILCGDQIYADYLSTWIFPTVEKDDYYRLYRLAFSQENIKNLMARIPTFMIMDDHEFKNEFPDKDVSPETQGQRTHKINAIKAYQIYQDMHNPTNKNQTHPTGDNDISNTFWYSYQDGCADFFVMDLRTECNPIEDKIISQQQEDALMQWLSERKDRVKCIVSSTPLFPENKRELYRYGHKYYNDRNKILNKIAQEKLTKVIFLSGDFHCSMTSILEGKEINGTKVIQVISSPLYEPHFFHTDSTSPLDWIIDGAIKNAVSAIVESVGGRKPSNFGYDEKIPHSENLLGSYKEQVVTPSQVITENNFTRVNISTDKVEVLVFNENGQQIDRNLFSFENQPKKFTLKSLKCEEVTATITNTTGISLFDKALSQTVDAAVGLVKATDDCLLEVYVDNQINLFKKFTKSMKKNDNWIFENTEFSYNYRITIKLFEEDYTNKRLLGVLDILQDSDETKTKHTFYPKQGEVDKFRYTLSYSISNQ is encoded by the coding sequence ATGGTCGCCACAGTACAACCTTTGCACGTTGGAGCAATTATTGGAATGAAAGAAAATAATAATAAAATTAAGGCTTTTGTGTTTGGCAAAGGCGAGCAAGGAAAGGACGGAAACACAAATATTTACGGGGTTATACGTATAAAAGTTAAGGTACAGAACTCTACTTACCAATATCACGTAAAAAAAATGGAGGAATCTTTAGATTGGTCATGTGGTATAGAAATTATTGATTTAGAACCAGATACAAAATATACTTATCAATTTGGATGGGTTGGGGTTGCACCGAATTCTGAAGACGATACTTTTCTGAAGACTACTGGTGTCGTAACATCTAATAATAATAATGTCGTGGCTTGGAATTCTTTTGAGTGGCATCTGCTAGATGAGTTTGAAATAAAAACTTTGTCTTTAAATTCCAACTCTGGATGTTCAATCGGTTTAGGTTCGTGTCGTTGGATGCTACAAAATCCTGTAGTTAGTATATCCAATAAGATTCTCCCCAAGGGACTTACTATAGATGAGGGGCATATTATTTGGTATAAAACAGAAGCAGATGCAATATACAAACAGATCTTTAATCAGCACAAAGAAAATCCGTTAACTCAAGTAATTCTTTGTGGAGACCAAATTTATGCAGATTATCTATCAACATGGATTTTTCCTACTGTTGAAAAAGATGATTATTACAGGTTATATAGACTTGCTTTCTCTCAAGAGAATATTAAAAACTTGATGGCTCGAATACCAACTTTCATGATTATGGACGACCATGAGTTTAAAAATGAGTTTCCCGATAAAGATGTTTCTCCTGAAACCCAAGGCCAAAGGACTCATAAAATTAATGCAATAAAAGCTTATCAAATCTATCAAGATATGCATAATCCTACTAATAAAAATCAAACCCATCCAACTGGCGATAATGATATAAGTAATACATTCTGGTATTCCTATCAAGATGGATGTGCTGATTTTTTTGTCATGGATCTTCGTACAGAATGCAACCCAATTGAGGATAAAATTATATCTCAACAACAAGAAGATGCATTGATGCAATGGTTAAGCGAGCGTAAAGATCGAGTAAAATGTATAGTTTCTTCGACTCCTTTATTCCCTGAAAACAAACGAGAACTATACAGATATGGACACAAATACTACAATGACAGAAATAAAATTCTTAATAAAATTGCTCAAGAAAAACTAACAAAAGTCATTTTTCTTTCTGGAGATTTTCATTGTTCCATGACTTCTATTTTAGAAGGCAAAGAGATTAATGGAACAAAGGTTATTCAGGTTATTTCATCTCCATTATACGAGCCTCATTTCTTCCATACGGATTCTACATCACCACTTGATTGGATTATTGATGGCGCTATAAAAAACGCTGTTAGTGCCATTGTAGAAAGCGTAGGTGGTAGAAAACCAAGCAATTTTGGTTATGATGAAAAAATACCGCATTCTGAGAATTTGTTAGGTTCTTATAAAGAACAAGTCGTTACACCCAGTCAGGTCATTACTGAAAATAATTTTACGAGGGTAAATATTTCCACTGATAAAGTTGAAGTTTTGGTATTTAACGAAAATGGACAACAAATAGATAGAAACTTGTTTTCTTTTGAAAATCAACCTAAAAAATTTACTCTGAAATCTTTGAAATGTGAGGAAGTTACTGCTACGATTACTAATACAACTGGAATTAGTCTTTTTGATAAGGCTCTATCACAGACAGTAGATGCTGCAGTTGGTTTAGTTAAAGCGACTGATGACTGTCTTTTAGAAGTTTATGTAGATAATCAAATAAATCTCTTCAAGAAATTTACCAAAAGTATGAAAAAAAATGACAATTGGATATTTGAAAACACAGAATTTTCCTACAACTATAGAATTACAATTAAACTCTTTGAAGAAGACTATACTAATAAAAGATTACTTGGTGTACTAGATATATTACAAGACTCAGACGAAACAAAAACAAAGCATACATTTTATCCTAAACAAGGAGAAGTTGATAAATTTAGATACACTTTGAGTTACTCAATTTCAAATCAGTAG
- the psaB gene encoding photosystem I core protein PsaB: MAVKYPKFNQDLAQDPTTRRIWYAMAMGNDFESHDGMTEENLYQRIFATHFGHVAIIFLWASSLLFHVAWQGNFEQWIKDPLHIRPIAHAIWDPHFGKPAIEAFTQGGASNPVNIAYSGVYHWWYTIGMRTNNDLYQGSVFLLLLAALFLFAGWLHLQPKYRPSLSWFKSAEPRLNHHLAGLFGVSSLAWAGHLIHVAIPESRGQHVGWDNFLTTPPHPAGLAPFWRGDWGAYALNPDSPNHIFGTAQGAGSAILTFLGGFHPQTESLWLTDMAHHHLAIAVIFIIAGHQYRTNFGIGHSIKEMLNARNFFGIRTEGQFNLPHQGLYDTYNNSLHFQLSIHLAALGTALSLVAQHMYSMPPYAFIAKDYTTQAALYTHHQYIAGFLMVGAFAHAGIFWVRDYDPEQNKGNVLDRVIKHKEAIISHLSWVSLFLGFHTLGLYVHNDVVVAFGTPEKQILIEPVFAQFIQASHGKVLYGLNTLLSNSDSAASLAGAPYLPGWLDAINNGTNSLFLTIGPGDFLVHHAIALGLHTTVLICVKGALDARGTKLMPDKKDFGFTFPCDGPGRGGTCQTSSWEQTFFLAIFWMLNLLGWTTFYWHWKHLGIWQGNVAQFNESSTYLMGWLRDYLWANSAQLINGYNPYGMNNLSVWAWMFLFGHLVWATGFMFLISWRGYWQELIETLVWAHERTPLANLVRWKDKPVALSIVQGWLTGLVHFTVGYILTYAAFLIASTAGKFG, from the coding sequence ATGGCAGTAAAGTATCCTAAATTTAACCAGGATCTCGCACAAGACCCGACGACGCGTCGGATCTGGTATGCGATGGCTATGGGAAATGATTTTGAAAGCCATGACGGTATGACAGAAGAAAATCTTTACCAAAGGATTTTTGCAACTCACTTCGGTCATGTGGCGATCATTTTCCTGTGGGCATCAAGTCTGCTGTTCCACGTAGCTTGGCAAGGTAACTTTGAACAGTGGATTAAAGATCCTCTTCATATTCGTCCTATCGCTCACGCGATTTGGGACCCTCACTTTGGGAAACCAGCAATAGAAGCTTTTACCCAAGGTGGTGCTAGCAATCCCGTTAACATTGCGTACTCAGGTGTGTATCACTGGTGGTACACCATCGGTATGCGGACGAACAATGACCTGTACCAAGGCTCTGTGTTCCTCTTACTGTTAGCGGCACTTTTCTTGTTCGCTGGTTGGTTGCACTTGCAACCCAAGTATCGTCCTAGCTTGTCTTGGTTCAAGAGTGCAGAACCCCGTCTGAACCACCACCTAGCAGGTTTGTTTGGTGTGAGTTCTTTAGCTTGGGCCGGTCACTTGATTCACGTCGCTATACCTGAATCTCGCGGACAACATGTCGGGTGGGATAACTTCCTCACGACTCCACCTCACCCAGCAGGTTTGGCTCCTTTCTGGAGAGGTGACTGGGGCGCTTATGCTCTTAATCCAGATTCGCCCAACCATATATTTGGGACAGCACAAGGTGCGGGAAGTGCAATTCTGACGTTTTTGGGTGGTTTTCATCCACAGACTGAATCCCTGTGGCTGACGGATATGGCGCATCACCACTTGGCGATCGCTGTCATTTTCATCATTGCCGGTCACCAATACCGGACTAACTTCGGGATAGGTCACAGCATCAAAGAGATGCTCAACGCCAGAAACTTCTTTGGCATCCGCACGGAAGGACAGTTTAACCTACCTCACCAAGGTCTATACGACACCTACAACAACTCCCTACACTTCCAGTTGTCCATACACTTGGCGGCGTTAGGTACTGCTCTTTCCTTGGTGGCTCAGCATATGTACTCCATGCCGCCCTATGCCTTTATAGCAAAGGACTACACAACGCAAGCGGCTTTGTACACTCACCACCAATATATTGCTGGTTTCTTGATGGTTGGTGCTTTTGCCCACGCTGGAATTTTCTGGGTGCGCGACTACGACCCAGAACAAAACAAGGGCAACGTACTCGATCGGGTCATCAAGCACAAAGAAGCGATTATTTCTCACCTAAGTTGGGTATCCCTGTTCTTGGGTTTTCACACTCTAGGTTTGTACGTCCATAATGATGTAGTGGTGGCTTTTGGAACTCCTGAAAAGCAAATTCTCATTGAACCAGTTTTTGCTCAATTCATCCAAGCTTCTCACGGTAAAGTCCTTTATGGATTAAATACTCTGCTGTCTAACTCAGATAGCGCTGCTTCATTGGCTGGTGCTCCTTATTTACCGGGTTGGTTAGATGCTATCAACAATGGCACTAACTCTTTGTTCCTAACCATTGGTCCTGGAGATTTCTTAGTTCACCACGCGATCGCACTAGGTCTGCACACAACTGTTCTAATTTGTGTGAAGGGTGCCTTAGATGCCCGTGGTACCAAGTTAATGCCCGACAAAAAAGATTTTGGTTTTACCTTCCCCTGTGATGGTCCAGGTCGTGGTGGTACTTGCCAAACTTCTTCTTGGGAACAAACTTTCTTTCTTGCTATATTCTGGATGCTTAACTTGTTAGGATGGACTACCTTCTACTGGCATTGGAAGCATCTCGGTATTTGGCAAGGCAACGTAGCTCAGTTCAACGAGTCTTCTACATACCTCATGGGCTGGCTGCGCGATTACCTCTGGGCAAACTCCGCTCAGTTGATCAACGGATACAATCCTTATGGCATGAACAACCTCTCTGTCTGGGCTTGGATGTTCCTCTTCGGACACCTAGTTTGGGCGACTGGCTTCATGTTCCTGATTAGCTGGCGTGGGTACTGGCAAGAGTTAATCGAAACTCTAGTTTGGGCACACGAGCGGACTCCTTTAGCGAATTTAGTTCGCTGGAAAGATAAGCCTGTTGCTTTGTCTATCGTTCAAGGTTGGTTGACAGGTCTAGTTCACTTCACAGTTGGCTACATCCTGACCTACGCCGCCTTCCTCATTGCCTCAACCGCAGGGAAATTCGGTTGA
- a CDS encoding allophycocyanin, which translates to MSLIIKSIVNADTEARYLNPGELDRIKSFAKSGEVRMRLVQVLTENRDRIVKQTGNQLFQKRPDIVSPGGNAYGQEMTATCLRDMDYYLRLITYSIVAGENTPIQEIGVIGVREMYRSLGTPIEAVAEGIRAMKNVTTSILSSEDASLVGGYFDYLIAAMQ; encoded by the coding sequence ATGAGCCTTATTATAAAGTCGATTGTGAACGCGGACACTGAAGCTCGCTATCTCAACCCTGGAGAATTAGACCGGATTAAGAGCTTTGCCAAAAGTGGTGAGGTTCGTATGCGGCTTGTTCAGGTTTTAACAGAAAACCGGGATCGCATTGTTAAGCAAACTGGAAACCAGCTGTTTCAAAAGCGCCCTGACATTGTCTCTCCTGGCGGTAACGCCTACGGTCAAGAAATGACTGCGACTTGCCTGCGGGACATGGATTACTACCTGCGCTTAATTACCTACAGTATCGTGGCTGGTGAGAACACGCCGATTCAAGAGATTGGGGTCATTGGTGTTCGAGAAATGTATAGGTCTCTTGGCACTCCGATTGAGGCTGTTGCTGAAGGCATCCGTGCGATGAAGAATGTTACCACCTCAATTTTATCATCAGAAGACGCAAGCCTTGTTGGCGGTTACTTTGACTACCTAATCGCTGCCATGCAGTAG
- a CDS encoding pentapeptide repeat-containing protein, with the protein MANQQHLALLKQGVYVWNYHKKESCQVQIDLSDAELAGENLSGAYFQGTNLSRANLNRANLSQANLNQANLTRATLEAASLSRACLSQAVLSEAVLFQTDFSQANLIGAYLDAADLQKARLTHANLTAASLQAAIFWKSNLIRAILRRANLTQAIFQETTLWQADLQEADLLNVYFNQTNLNQAKLQRANLMKSLVKRTSFWKTNLEGASWKNAHFKTIIFDKTNLMGVCFQNAHLRGVIFKEVNLTKADFTGASLEGAIFIKANLTKTNLTDASFKRTIFKEVHFETTQGFDCSRQRGVLIY; encoded by the coding sequence ATGGCAAACCAGCAGCATCTTGCACTGTTAAAGCAAGGAGTATACGTTTGGAATTATCACAAGAAAGAAAGTTGTCAAGTACAAATAGACCTCAGTGATGCAGAGCTAGCGGGAGAAAATCTCAGTGGAGCTTATTTCCAAGGGACTAATCTATCTCGAGCAAATCTCAATCGAGCGAATCTCAGTCAAGCAAATCTCAATCAAGCCAATTTGACGCGAGCAACCCTTGAGGCAGCATCTTTAAGTCGAGCGTGCTTGAGCCAAGCTGTTCTTTCAGAAGCAGTTCTCTTCCAAACCGATTTCAGCCAAGCAAATTTAATCGGTGCTTACCTTGATGCAGCCGACCTTCAAAAAGCCAGACTGACTCACGCGAACTTAACAGCTGCTTCCTTGCAGGCAGCAATTTTCTGGAAATCAAATCTTATACGAGCAATTTTGAGAAGGGCAAACCTAACTCAAGCTATATTTCAGGAAACAACCCTTTGGCAGGCTGACCTTCAGGAAGCAGATTTATTAAACGTCTACTTCAATCAAACTAACCTCAATCAAGCCAAGCTTCAAAGAGCTAACCTGATGAAATCTCTCGTTAAAAGAACTAGCTTCTGGAAAACCAACCTTGAGGGTGCTTCTTGGAAAAACGCACATTTTAAAACAATTATCTTTGACAAAACTAATCTTATGGGAGTTTGCTTTCAAAACGCACACTTACGGGGAGTTATTTTTAAAGAAGTTAATTTGACAAAAGCAGATTTCACAGGAGCTTCTCTTGAAGGAGCGATATTTATTAAAGCTAACCTCACAAAGACCAATCTAACAGATGCTTCTTTTAAACGTACAATCTTTAAAGAAGTTCATTTTGAAACAACTCAAGGATTTGACTGTAGCCGCCAAAGAGGAGTTTTAATTTATTGA
- a CDS encoding pentapeptide repeat-containing protein, with product MDTQELLRRYALGERDFSNVNMVHVCLTNANLVGAHLIGAHLIHADLRGVEQS from the coding sequence ATGGATACTCAGGAACTTTTGAGACGATACGCATTAGGAGAACGGGACTTTAGCAACGTAAACATGGTTCATGTGTGCTTGACTAATGCAAATTTGGTTGGGGCACACCTGATAGGAGCACACTTGATTCACGCAGACTTAAGAGGAGTGGAGCAAAGTTAA
- a CDS encoding pentapeptide repeat-containing protein, with the protein MNIDEFSKQYAVGKRNFSGLDLSEASLSHADLSQIDLSHTNLSRAFLAGTNLSRANLRKTNLHGADLCHADLSEVDLTDADLGAACLFKANLTGAKLDGTNL; encoded by the coding sequence ATGAACATAGATGAATTTTCCAAACAATATGCAGTAGGTAAAAGAAATTTTAGCGGCTTGGATTTATCCGAAGCTAGCCTAAGCCATGCAGATCTTTCTCAGATAGATTTATCGCACACTAATTTAAGCAGAGCCTTTTTAGCAGGAACAAATTTAAGTAGGGCAAATTTGAGGAAAACAAACCTGCACGGTGCAGACCTCTGTCATGCAGACCTTAGTGAAGTGGATCTTACAGATGCTGATTTAGGAGCTGCTTGCTTGTTCAAAGCAAACTTAACTGGAGCAAAACTTGATGGCACAAATTTGTAA